In Calonectris borealis chromosome 29, bCalBor7.hap1.2, whole genome shotgun sequence, one genomic interval encodes:
- the PI4KB gene encoding phosphatidylinositol 4-kinase beta isoform X4: protein MSRLRCPVRRHPRPERRPCGMGLHQPVRLAPEREFIKSLIAIGKRLATLPTKEQKTQRLISELSLLNHKLPARAWLPTAGFDHHVVRVPHTQAVVLNSKDKAPYLIYVEVLECDNFDTANVPARIPENRIRSTRSAENLPECGITHEQRTSSFTTVPNYDNDDEAWSVDDIVELQVELPEIHTNSCDNISQFSVDSITSQESREPVFIAAGDIRRRLSEQLAHTPTSFKRDPEDPSAVALKEPWQEKVRRIREGSPYGHLPSWRLLSVIVKCGDDLRQELLAFQVLKQLQSIWEQERVPLWIKPYKILVISADSGMIEPVVNAVSIHQIKKQSLLSLLDYFLQEHGNYNTESFLTAQRNFVQSCAGYCLVCYLLQVKDRHNGNILLDADGHIIHIDFGFILSSSPRNLGFETSAFKLTTEFVDVMGGLDGDMFNYYKMLMLQGLIAARKHMDKVVQIVEIMQQGSQLPCFHGSSTIRNLKERFHMNMTEEQLQLLIEQMVDGSMRSITTKLYDGFQYLTNGIM, encoded by the exons CCTGTCAGACTTGCTCCCGAGAGAGAATTCATCAAATCCCTGATCGCCATCGGGAAGCGCCTGGCCACCTTGCCGACCAAAGAGCAGAAGACCCAGCGGCTCATTTCGGAGCTGTCGCTGCTGAACCACAAGCTGCCGGCGCGCGCCTGGCTCCCGACGGCTGGCTTCGACCATCACGTGGTGCGGGTGCCCCACACCCAGGCGGTCGTCCTCAACTCCAAGGACAAG GCTCCCTATTTAATCTACGTTGAAGTACTTGAATGTGACAATTTCGACACAGCGAATGTGCCCGCTCGGATCCCCGAGAACCGCATCCGGAGCACGCGCTCGGCCGAGAACCTCCCCGAGTGCGGGATCACGCACGAGCAGAGGACCAGCAGCTTCACCACCGTCCCCAACTACGACAACGACGACGAGGCTTGGTCCGTGGACGATATCGTGGAGCTGCAGGTGGAG CTGCCGGAGATTCACACCAACAGCTGTGACAACATCTCCCAGTTCTCCGTGGACAGCATCACCAGCCAGGAGAGCAGGGAGCCCGTGTTCatcgctgctggggacatcag GCGGCGGCTCTCGGAGCAGCTGGCGCACACCCCCACCTCCTTCAAGAGGGACCCCGAGGACCCGTCCGCTGTCGCCCTGaaggagccctggcaggagaAAGTCAG GAGGATCCGGGAGGGGTCCCCCTACGGCCACCTGCCCTCCTGGCGCCTCCTTTCCGTCATCGTCAAGTGCGGGGACGACCTCCGGCAGGAGCTGCTCGCCTTCCAGGTCCTCAAGCAGCTGCAG TCCATCTGGGAACAGGAGCGTGTCCCGCTCTGGATCAAGCCATACAAAATCCTCGTCATCTCCGCCGACAGCGGCATGATTGAGCCAGTGGTGAATGCTGTGTCCATCCACCAAATCAAGAAGCAATCGCTGCTTTCGCTGCTGGATTATTTCCTGCAAGAACATGGCAATTACAATACCGAATCCTTCCTGACGGCCCAGAGGAATTTCGTCCAGAGCTGTGCCGGTTACTGCCTGGTGTGCTACCTACTGCAGGTCAAGGACAG GCACAACGGCAACATCTTGCTGGATGCGGATGGACACATAATCCACATCGATTTTGGGTTCATCCTGTCCAGCTCCCCCAGGAATCTTGGCTTTGAGACGTCTGCCTTCAAACTCACCACGGAATTTGTGGAT GTGATGGGCGGGCTGGACGGGGACATGTTCAACTACTACAAGATGCTGATGCTGCAGGGCCTCATCGCTGCCCGGAAGCACATGGATAAAGTTGTGCAGATCGTGGAGATCATGCAGCAAG ggTCGCAGCTCCCCTGTTTCCACGGCTCGTCCACCATCCGCAACCTGAAGGAGCGGTTCCACATGAACATGACGgaggagcagctgcagctgctcatCGAGCAGATGGTGGACGGCAGCATGCGCTCCATCACCACCAAGCTCTACGACGGCTTCCAGTACCTCACCAACGGCATCATGTGA
- the ZNF687 gene encoding zinc finger protein 687, which translates to MGDMKTPDFDDLLAAFDIPDIDTNEAIHSGHEEADAHIKQVPGEPGPPDHVLPHTDITAVSVIVKNTVCPEQLDALDGRSKDGHVIGPRLLQNGFGATEMPRSPTSRSVEAVASSNGECWVKEKGPKPLDIFSHFSPDPNEDNAANLIDRPRECKPKEKSLAVPSLSPSPTPSLDCKEPMGESSENLPPAFPQSFETSQAGGANGSPPTIPCIKKEESDSEEMGREASPKGLAAALGDSPLDHLKSVTVRYSTDDSPITSWPGSDPNLDSSTSNLPEVKHSPASPREPFFKPSSPVVQSPRLPTSPKQLDNITLKEEQEVLEKSMGSPQSMSSAEEEEEEDDNNNDSPSSNSSRPLKVRIKTIKTSCGSITRTVTRVSSDSEPGSTKGPAEHSSQETSLEGAGFSASAEKEEGIVLEVPKEKMELSSPLKTIEGPKIVSVQLGNGTKLKGTVLPVSTIQNASSAMLIAASVAQQKSVVLPSKTSKAVAKNIINLVPQTLPKADTRTNISTVTQTTTITTTANQKVNGTTVVMVQPQKPSPTIAGTVISRSQSSLVEAFNKILNSKNLLPTYKPNLNPPADASLTLPPFGYRCLECGDSFALEKSLARHYDRRSMRIEVTCNHCTKRLVFFNKCSLLLHAREHKDKGLVMQCSHLVMRPIALDQMIGQPDITPLVSVTSFPASKVTGVAQDALATANGAQDLPILPLSNSSEQTNYSCFRCLECKEQCKDKAGLAAHFQQAVTAGTTSSTVCTTCPMIMSNRCSFNAHQRMHKNRPPHVCPECGGNFLLANFETHLKEACLHFSRRVGYRCPSCAVVFGGVNSIKSHIQTSHCEVFHKCPICPMAFKSAPSAHAHVYTQHPGFSNQQSKMIYKCAMCDTVFTHKPLLSSHFDQHLLNQRVSVFKCPDCPLLFAQKRTMLEHLKNTHQPQKPKEDLAKKAAVLLTPKQEPVETPVSKISEESSSSTEEDEPPSSPELRKTKRSRFQRKTVNKSKGSGWTCGVCHSWFPERDEYVSHMKKDHGKSVKKFPCHLCERSFCSAPSLRRHVRVNHEGIKRVYPCRYCTEGKRTFSSRLILEKHIQVRHGIKVTDQTKSQEVVIARIGTGTMQVSSRKRKLSSDEGDSCSEEPDSTTPPSKNPKGDRKAPFRCRKCGYLASSSADFQEHIPQHRTDESSHQCRECGLCFTSQVSLNRHRFITHKKKKGAAEMEEPGPRSPLEGGAQHAADGKLSCKVCGRCFDSQLNLKTHFRTHGMAFIRARQNASPEN; encoded by the exons ATGGGTGACATGAAAACTCCAGATTTCGATGACCTTCTGGCAGCTTTTGATATTCCTGACATCGACACGAACGAGGCCATCCATTCTGGCCATGAGGAAGCTGACGCTCACATCAAGCAAGTCCCCGGGGAGCCGGGACCCCCTGACCACGTCCTCCCCCACACAGACATCACCGCTGTCAGCGTGATCGTGAAGAACACCGTCTGCCCCGAGCAGCTCGATGCCCTGGACGGGCGCAGTAAAGATGGGCACGTCATCGGGCCCCGCTTGCTGCAGAATGGCTTTGGGGCCACCGAGATGCCCAGGTCCCCCACCTCCAGGTCTGTGGAAGCTGTGGCATCCTCCAACGGGGAGTGTTGGGTGAAGGAAAAAGGCCCCAAACCCCTGGATATCTTCTCCCATTTTAGCCCCGATCCCAACGAAGACAACGCTGCCAACCTGATTGACAGACCCCGGGAGTGTAAGCCGAAAGAGAAATCCCTCGCCGTGCCCTCTCTCTCCCCGTCTCCCACCCCGTCGCTGGACTGCAAAGAGCCCATGGGAGAGAGCTCGGAGAACCTGCCCCCGGCTTTCCCCCAGTCCTTCGAAACAAGCCAGGCAGGGGGTGCAAACGGGTCCCCTCCTACCATCCCCTGCATTAAAAAAGAGGAGTCTGACTCGGAGGAGATGGGCCGCGAAGCCAGCCCGAAGGGTTTGGCTGCAGCCTTGGGTGACAGCCCCTTGGATCACCTGAAATCGGTCACCGTTCGCTACTCCACGGATGATTCTCCCATCACGTCCTGGCCCGGTTCTGACCCAAACCTCGACAGCAGCACCAGCAACCTTCCTGAAGTGAAACACTCGCCCGCCAGCCCCCGGGAGCCGTTCTTCAAGCCTTCCTCGCCGGTGGTACAAAGCCCCAGACTCCCCACTTCTCCAAAGCAGCTGGACAATATCACCCTCAAGGAAGAGCAAGAAGTTCTGGAGAAGTCGATGGGAAGTCCACAGAGTATGTCCAgcgctgaggaggaggaggaggaagacgacaACAACAACGATTCCCCTTCTTCCAATTCCTCGCGGCCCCTGAAAGTGCGGATTAAAACCATCAAAACATCTTGCGGCAGCATCACCCGGACAGTGACCAGGGTCTCCTCAGATTCAGAGCCGGGCTCCACCAAGGGGCCGGCCGAGCACAGCTCTCAGGAGACCTCTCTCGAGGGTGCCGGCTTCTCAGCATCggcagagaaagaggaagggatcGTGCTGGAGGTGCCCAAGGAGAAAATGGAGCTCTCCAGCCCCCTGAAAACCATCGAGGGGCCAAAAATCGTCAGCGTTCAGCTTGGCAACGGCACCAAGCTCAAAGGGACCGTCCTGCCCGTCTCCACCATCCAGAACGCCAGCAGCGCCATGCTGATCGCTGCCAGCGTGGCTCAGCAAAAATCCGTGGTGCTGCCGTCAAAGACGAGTAAAGCCGTGGCCAAGAACATCATCAATCTGGTGCCGCAGACCCTGCCCAAAGCCGACACCAGGACCAACATCAGCACCGTGACGCagaccaccaccatcaccaccacggCCAACCAGAAAGTCAACGGCACCACGGTTGTGATGGTGCAGCCGCAGAAGCCTTCCCCTACCATCGCGGGCACGGTCATTTCCAGGAGCCAGTCCAGCCTCGTGGAAGCCTTTAACAAGATCCTCAACAGTAAAAACCTCTTGCCAACGTACAAACCCAACCTGAATCCGCCGGCCGACGCGAGCCTCACCCTGCCTCCCTTCGGTTACCGCTGCCTGGAGTGCGGGGACTCCTTCGCCctggagaagagcctggctcgCCACTACGACCGGCGAAGCATGCGCATCGAGGTAACCTGCAACCACTGCACCAAACGCCTCGTCTTCTTCAACAAGTGCAGTTTGCTCCTGCACGCCCGGGAGCACAAGGACAAAGGGCTGGTGATGCAGTGCTCCCATTTGGTCATGAGGCCGATTGCTTTGGACCAAATGATCGGACAGCCAGACATCACTCCCCTGGTCTCCGTGACCTCCTTCCCCGCTAGCAAAGTGACTGGCGTGGCTCAGGACGCCTTGGCCACGGCCAACGGGGCTCAGGACCTCCCCATCCTGCCTCTGAGCAACAGCTCGGAGCAGACCAACTACAGCTGCTTCAGGTGCCTGGAGTGCAAAGAGCAATGCAAAGACAAAGCCGGGCTGGCCGCGCATTTCCAGCAGGCAGTGACCGCGGGGACGACCAGCAGCACG GTTTGTACGACGTGTCCCATGATCATGTCCAATCGCTGCAGCTTTAACGCCCATCAGCGGATGCACAAAAACCGCCCTCCCCACGTCTGCCCGGAGTGCGGAGGGAATTTCCTCCTGGCGAACTTCGAGACCCACCTGAAGGAGGCCTGCCTGCACTTCTCCCGCAGAGTGGGGTACAG GTGTCCCAGCTGCGCTGTGGTCTTCGGCGGGGTCAACTCCATCAAGTCGCACATCCAGACCTCCCACTGCGAGGTGTTCCACAAGTGCCCCATCTGCCCCATGGCGTTCAAGTCAGCCCCCAGCGCCCACGCGCACGTCTACACGCAGCACCCCGGCTTCAGCAACCAGCAGTCCAA AATGATTTACAAGTGTGCGATGTGCGACACGGTCTTCACCCACaagcccctgctctcctcccactTCGACCAGCACCTGCTCAACCAGCGGGTCAGTGTCTTCAAGTGTCCGGACTGCCCGCTGCTCTTCGCCCAGAAGCGcaccatgctggagcacctcaag AACACTCATCAGCCCCAGAAGCCCAAGGAAGACCTGGCAAAGAAGGCGGCCGTCCTGCTCACGCCGAAGCAGGAGCCTGTCGAAACCCCCGTGTCCAAGATCTCGGAGGAGTCGTCGTCCTCCACGGAGGAGGAtgagccccccagctccccggaGCTGCGCAAGACCAAGCGAAGCCGCTTCCAGCGCAAGACGGTCAACAAGTCGAAGGGCAGCGGGTGGACGTGCGGCGTTTGCCACTCCTGGTTCCCGGAGCGCGACGAATACGTCTCCCACATGAAGAAGGACCACGGCAAG TCGGTGAAGAAGTTCCCGTGCCACCTGTGCGAGCGTTCGTTCTGCTCCGCTCCCAGCCTCCGGAGACACGTGCGAGTGAATCACGAAGGGATCAAGCGCGTCTATCCCTGCCG GTACTGCACGGAGGGCAAACGGACCTTCAGCAGCCGGCTCATCCTGGAGAAGCACATCCAGGTGCGACACGGGATCAAGGTGACCGACCAGACCAAGAGCCAGGAGGTCGTTATCGCCCGGATAGGGACCGGCACCATGCAG GTGTCCAGTCGGAAGCGGAAGCTGTCCTCGGACGAGGGCGACTCGTGCAGCGAGGAGCCTGACAGCACCACCCCTCCCTCCAAAAACCCCAAGGGCGACCGCAAGGCCCCCTTCCGGTGCCGAAAATGCGGTTACCTCGCCAGCAGCTCAGCCGACTTCCAGGAACACATCCCCCAGCACCGGACTGACGAgagctcccaccagtgccgggAGTGCGGGCTCTGCTTCACCTCCCAGGTCTCCCTCAACCGCCACCGCTTCATCACCCACAAGAAGAAGAAGGGAGCGGCCGAGATGGAGGAGccggggccccgcagccccctggaGGGAGGCGCCCAGCATGCGGCCGACGGCAAGCTCTCCTGCAAGGTGTGCGGCCGGTGCTTTGACAGTCAGCTCAACCTCAAGACGCACTTCCGCACCCACGGCATGGCCTTCATCCGTGCCAGGCAGAACGCGAGCCCCGAAAACTAG